In Desertifilum tharense IPPAS B-1220, the DNA window ATGGACAGGTGGGCGTGCAACTGGCAAAGCAGGAACTCCCCGATTTAATTCTGTGCGATGTGATGATGCCAGAGTTAGATGGGTATAGCGTTTTGAGTGCGTTGCGAGAGTTACCAGAAACCGCTTCTATCCCGTTTATCTTTTTAACAGCCAAAGCCAGCAAATCGGATTTACGGGCGGGTATGGAACTGGGGGCGGATGATTATCTAACCAAGCCTTTTAGCCGGAATGAATTGCTCGGAGCGATCGCCACGCGCCTCGAAAAACAATCGCGATTGCGATCGCATTATACCCGCGCCCTACGCCAAGTTGCCGAACGCCTCAACCATATCGTTCACTACGATAGTTTAACCAACCTTCCGAACCGCCTGCTTCTGCAAGAACGGTTTAATAGTATTTGTCAGTTGCTCGCAAATCCAGAGATGCAAAATGCTCCCATTCCCATCTTTTTAGTGAGCCTCGATCGCTTTCATCGCATCCATGAAGCTTTAGAGCGACAAGTGGGAGAACTGTTGCTCAAAAATGTTGCCCAACGCCTTGCGGCTAGTCTAGACCCGCAGGATACAATCGCTCATATTAGTATCGATCAGTTTGCTTTAATTCTATCGCCTCGTTCTCAACATCGCCAGGATTTTCTAAAAAGTGTCGATCGCGTTGAAACCAACTCGCAATCTCCTAAATTAAAAGCCTTTTTTAAGGTTTTTGCCCAAGCCATCCTCGATCTATTCAAGCAACCTTTCTTGCTGGGGGCGCATGAAATTTTTATGACTGCCAGCATTGGCATTTCTATCTATGCCGAGGATGGCAAAGACCTAGATACCTTAATTAAAAGAGCCGACTTAGCCCGCAAACAAGCTCAATCACATGGGGGCAATCAATATCAATTCTATCAAGCCGAAATGAAACCCATTAGCGTTGAAACGCTGGCGATAGAAACCGATTTAAGAAGAGCGATTGTTGCCGATCAATTTCAAGTTCTCTATCAACCGCAAATTGACCTCAAAACCGGAGAAATTATCGGTGCTGAAGCTTTAATTCGCTGGCATCATCCCGAACGGGGTTTAATGTCTCCAGCTCAATTTATCCCAATTGCAGAGGAATCAGATTTAATTATTGCTCTAGGAGAGTGGGTTTTACATACGGCTTGCTCCCAGGGGAAAAAATGGCATGAATTAGGGCTAGAACCGATTAAAATTGCCGTTAATCTTTCAGCCCGACAATTTACACAAATTCATCTCAAACCGCGTCTATTAAAAATATTACAATCTACTGGATTTAATCCCAAATACCTAGAATTAGAAGTCACTGAAAGCGTTCTGGTGCAACATGTTTCTAGCACCATTCAAATTATGAATGATTTGAAAGCTTTAGGCATTCAAATTTCTGTAGATGATTTTGGAACGGGGTATTCTTCGCTGATTTATCTGAAACAATTTCCCTTCGATACCTTAAAAATCGATCAACGCTTCGTCCGTAACTTAACCGCCGACTCGCGGGATGCAGCCATTACCTTAGCGATTATTCAAATGGCTCATAGCCTCAATCTGAAAGTCATCGCCGAAGGGGTAGAAACCGATGCAGAATTAGCGGTTTTGCGGCAAAATCAATGCGATGCCATTCAAGGCTACCTATTTAGTCGTCCCATTCCTGCCTGTGAGTTTGAAGTCTTTTTGAACACGCACAGAACGCTATACTCGCGTTAGCGATCGCAACTCTCCATCCCTCCTTAACCCAAACCCTAAAAAAGACAAGAGGGAAACCCCCTTGCCTTTATTGAACTTAGATCTAACTCTGACTACTCTGGAGATTTGGTCAGTAAAGGCTGTTGATTGCCAGCCAGAACCTTCACTTGTCCGCCTTCATCCACATCAACCACGGCGGTATCGCCTTCTTTAATGCGGCCTGAGAGGATTTCTTCAGCCAGACTATCTTCTAACAAGCGCATGATGGCGCGACGCAGCGGACGGGCCCCGTAACTGGGGTTATAGCCTTCTTCAACCAGGCGTTCCTTGAAGCGTTCGGTAACTTCTAAGGTAATTCCTTGTTCGGTCAGGCGGCCAAAGACTTCCTTGAGCATGATGATCGCGATTTCCTTGACCTCTTCCTTGCTCAATTGGCGGAAGACGATGATTTCATCTAGACGGTTGAGGAACTCTGGGCGGAAGTATTGCTTGAGTTCTTCGTTGACTAGGCTGCGAATGCGGTTGTATTGTGCGTCTGCTTGGTTTTCAGCAAACTCAAATCCTAAACCACCGCCACC includes these proteins:
- a CDS encoding bifunctional diguanylate cyclase/phosphodiesterase, translated to MTKILVIEDEELVRANILEMLEAEEFETVGAANGQVGVQLAKQELPDLILCDVMMPELDGYSVLSALRELPETASIPFIFLTAKASKSDLRAGMELGADDYLTKPFSRNELLGAIATRLEKQSRLRSHYTRALRQVAERLNHIVHYDSLTNLPNRLLLQERFNSICQLLANPEMQNAPIPIFLVSLDRFHRIHEALERQVGELLLKNVAQRLAASLDPQDTIAHISIDQFALILSPRSQHRQDFLKSVDRVETNSQSPKLKAFFKVFAQAILDLFKQPFLLGAHEIFMTASIGISIYAEDGKDLDTLIKRADLARKQAQSHGGNQYQFYQAEMKPISVETLAIETDLRRAIVADQFQVLYQPQIDLKTGEIIGAEALIRWHHPERGLMSPAQFIPIAEESDLIIALGEWVLHTACSQGKKWHELGLEPIKIAVNLSARQFTQIHLKPRLLKILQSTGFNPKYLELEVTESVLVQHVSSTIQIMNDLKALGIQISVDDFGTGYSSLIYLKQFPFDTLKIDQRFVRNLTADSRDAAITLAIIQMAHSLNLKVIAEGVETDAELAVLRQNQCDAIQGYLFSRPIPACEFEVFLNTHRTLYSR